A genomic window from Streptomyces sp. WMMC940 includes:
- a CDS encoding YcaO-like family protein, whose product MLDARASGDRTAAADRGDGATEDDLAGLRRLEAVVGPAGRPVRGSQLLPTLPGEPPYSVFVSSIGDPTALWSDTPAQPQGLDGAGGGTDAERARLISVAEALERYTNSFYQPHLVRWATADELGDEAVDLDALPRCSDAELSDESNWLIRPDGSLPQRWVRGWSLTRSRPVWIPASYVWLFTTHEAIGERIANPISTGCAIHSDLHQALVNGICEAVERDAIALVWLQRLELPEIDVADEPSLREQHRRARDGFVEYRFYDATTDVGVATVYAVVLSDHNDTLGQLVMCATGTDPAEVIRKIYREAASSRIALQAPHSVPEDPRDFTSVLHGALHMGRPERRDAFGFLLRRPCPTRVPADLPRAPDGPPARRLAWLVERLAAVDAEVIAVELTTEEARRAGLRSVRVVVPQLMPLSFVHRNRYLAHPRLYRAPVAMGLTSHREHELNPHPQPFA is encoded by the coding sequence GTGCTGGATGCACGTGCGAGTGGTGACCGGACCGCCGCTGCGGACCGGGGGGACGGCGCGACGGAGGACGACCTCGCCGGGCTCCGGCGGCTGGAGGCCGTCGTCGGGCCGGCCGGGCGGCCGGTGCGGGGTTCCCAGCTCCTCCCCACCCTGCCGGGCGAGCCCCCCTACTCGGTCTTCGTCTCGTCCATCGGCGACCCCACCGCTCTCTGGTCCGACACCCCCGCCCAGCCCCAGGGCCTGGACGGCGCCGGAGGCGGCACCGACGCCGAGAGGGCCCGGCTGATCAGTGTGGCCGAGGCGCTGGAGCGCTACACCAATTCCTTCTACCAGCCGCATCTGGTGCGCTGGGCGACCGCGGACGAGCTCGGGGACGAGGCGGTCGACCTCGACGCACTCCCACGCTGCTCGGACGCGGAGCTGTCCGACGAGTCGAACTGGCTGATCCGCCCCGACGGGTCGCTGCCGCAGCGCTGGGTGCGCGGCTGGTCGCTCACCCGGAGCCGACCGGTCTGGATCCCCGCGTCCTACGTCTGGCTGTTCACCACGCACGAGGCGATCGGGGAGCGGATCGCCAATCCCATCTCGACCGGCTGCGCGATCCACTCGGATCTGCACCAGGCCTTGGTGAACGGGATCTGCGAAGCGGTCGAACGCGACGCGATCGCCCTGGTGTGGCTTCAGCGCCTCGAGCTGCCGGAGATCGACGTCGCGGACGAGCCGTCCCTGCGGGAACAGCATCGGCGGGCCAGGGACGGCTTCGTGGAGTACCGCTTCTACGACGCCACCACGGACGTGGGCGTGGCCACGGTCTACGCGGTCGTGCTCAGCGACCACAACGACACGCTGGGCCAGCTCGTGATGTGCGCGACCGGGACCGACCCCGCTGAGGTCATCCGCAAGATCTACCGGGAGGCGGCCTCCTCGCGCATCGCCCTTCAGGCCCCGCACTCCGTTCCCGAGGATCCGCGCGACTTCACCAGCGTGCTGCACGGCGCCCTCCACATGGGCCGCCCGGAGCGGCGGGACGCCTTCGGGTTCCTGCTGCGACGGCCGTGCCCCACCCGGGTGCCCGCGGATCTGCCTCGGGCACCGGACGGCCCTCCCGCGCGGCGGCTCGCCTGGCTGGTGGAGCGGCTGGCCGCGGTGGACGCCGAGGTGATCGCCGTGGAGCTGACGACGGAGGAGGCCCGACGGGCCGGACTCCGCTCGGTACGGGTCGTCGTGCCCCAGCTGATGCCGCTGTCCTTCGTGCACCGCAACCGGTACCTGGCCCACCCCCGGCTCTACCGGGCACCGGTCGCGATGGGGCTCACCAGCCACCGGGAGCACGAACTCAACCCCCACCCCCAGCCCTTCGCCTAG
- a CDS encoding TOMM precursor leader peptide-binding protein — protein MPFTTAPAHVLWTGTFGRRVADHLASLTDWPSATADALGSRSAEWPHTALRVLALWRDEPRLLADVSRLHSVCRTTWLPVVQEFPLIRIGPLIVPGQGPCHSCYTRRRAQHDRGREVSRALQESREADPGHGIAGFTDAQAMIAAGLAVDLLTRYRTGDGVVPGQVTFYNVLSRSLFSDTVIGVHGCEECGPPTDPDDGWRRLAAELPLTTGTVAGGGR, from the coding sequence GTGCCGTTCACCACCGCACCCGCACACGTCCTGTGGACCGGGACGTTCGGCAGGAGGGTCGCCGACCACCTGGCCTCCCTGACCGACTGGCCCTCCGCCACCGCCGACGCCCTGGGGAGCCGGTCCGCCGAGTGGCCCCACACCGCGCTCCGCGTGCTCGCCCTCTGGCGGGACGAACCCCGCCTCCTGGCGGACGTCTCCCGGCTGCACAGCGTGTGCCGCACCACCTGGCTCCCCGTCGTCCAGGAGTTCCCCCTCATCCGGATCGGGCCCCTGATCGTGCCGGGCCAGGGCCCTTGCCACTCCTGCTACACACGACGGCGGGCCCAGCACGACAGGGGACGCGAGGTGTCCAGGGCCCTGCAGGAGTCGCGGGAGGCCGACCCCGGGCACGGGATCGCCGGGTTCACCGACGCTCAGGCCATGATCGCGGCCGGCCTCGCCGTGGATCTCCTCACCCGGTACCGCACCGGGGACGGCGTGGTACCGGGGCAGGTGACCTTCTACAACGTGCTGAGCCGGTCCCTGTTCTCCGACACGGTCATCGGCGTCCACGGCTGTGAGGAGTGCGGGCCGCCGACGGACCCGGACGACGGCTGGCGGCGGCTGGCCGCCGAACTGCCGCTCACCACGGGCACCGTGGCGGGAGGCGGACGGTGA
- a CDS encoding helix-turn-helix transcriptional regulator, producing MLYTRLIPPLLGPLLDRPRLFRTLDTGVTRRLTLVVGPPGAGKSALLASWARSLPLGEPAWLTLDADDNHAPRLLTHLAAALARAAATRGGEGEGTLRFRDGVGVPTLLHEVGRLPDPLVLVVDAFHELRPGPARSALLQFARYAPGGLRVVLATRREPDLPLHKLRAGGELTEIRGADLAFTHAETAELFRAQGAEPGGDQVAAVVRCSGGWALAVRYASANPVRGDDPGSCLEGWSQAIRHCSDFLLSELLDPMPADDQDVLLRTSLLGEFSASLVRALTGRADLNRVLRRLSTEHDLLVRDDEWTYRLPNPLMRGVLSRELTERYGWPEVSRLLGRAARWYEDLGAASTARRYAAAAQAYGAGPAPAGGLLLPPGPGRTGGGVSLRVPAGDAAPSPAPSSPGEPAAPGHRPATAADSLTRSELDVLRLLPLGLTLDEIAARRHVSLNTVKTQVQAIYRKLQVGRRRDAVRVAAECGLIGPRG from the coding sequence GTGCTCTACACGCGACTCATACCGCCTTTGCTCGGGCCTCTTCTGGACCGCCCCAGACTGTTCCGGACGCTGGACACGGGAGTGACGAGACGGCTCACCCTCGTGGTCGGTCCGCCAGGGGCCGGCAAGAGCGCGCTGCTGGCCTCCTGGGCCAGATCGCTGCCCCTGGGAGAGCCCGCGTGGCTCACTCTCGACGCCGACGACAACCACGCTCCCCGGCTCCTCACCCACCTCGCCGCGGCCCTGGCCCGCGCCGCCGCCACCCGGGGCGGCGAGGGGGAGGGGACGCTCCGCTTCCGCGACGGGGTGGGCGTGCCGACCCTGCTCCACGAGGTCGGTAGGCTCCCGGATCCGCTCGTGCTGGTCGTCGACGCCTTCCACGAGCTGCGGCCCGGGCCGGCGCGCAGCGCCCTGCTGCAGTTCGCTCGCTACGCACCGGGCGGGCTGAGGGTGGTGCTCGCCACCCGGAGGGAGCCGGACCTGCCGCTCCACAAGCTCCGTGCGGGCGGCGAGCTCACCGAGATCAGAGGCGCCGATCTCGCGTTCACCCACGCGGAGACGGCGGAGTTGTTCCGGGCGCAGGGAGCGGAGCCCGGTGGCGACCAGGTCGCCGCCGTGGTCCGCTGCTCGGGCGGCTGGGCCCTGGCGGTCCGCTACGCCTCGGCCAACCCGGTCCGGGGCGACGATCCCGGCTCCTGCCTGGAGGGGTGGTCCCAGGCCATCCGCCACTGCTCCGACTTCCTGCTGTCGGAGCTGCTCGACCCGATGCCCGCGGACGACCAGGACGTGCTGCTGCGCACCAGTCTGCTCGGCGAGTTCAGCGCGTCCCTGGTGCGCGCCCTGACAGGCCGCGCCGACCTCAACCGGGTGCTGCGCCGGCTGTCCACCGAGCACGACCTGTTGGTGCGGGACGACGAGTGGACCTACCGGCTGCCCAATCCGCTGATGCGTGGGGTGCTTTCGCGGGAGCTCACCGAGCGGTACGGCTGGCCCGAGGTGAGCCGGCTGCTGGGCAGGGCGGCCCGCTGGTACGAGGACCTGGGCGCGGCCTCCACGGCCCGGAGGTACGCGGCGGCCGCGCAAGCCTACGGGGCGGGGCCCGCGCCGGCGGGCGGCCTCCTCCTCCCGCCGGGGCCGGGTCGCACCGGTGGGGGAGTGTCCCTCCGGGTGCCCGCGGGTGACGCGGCCCCGTCACCCGCTCCGTCATCCCCCGGGGAGCCGGCGGCACCGGGCCACCGGCCGGCCACCGCAGCCGACTCTCTGACGCGCAGTGAACTCGACGTCCTGAGGCTGCTGCCGCTGGGTCTGACGCTGGACGAGATCGCCGCCCGCCGGCATGTGTCCCTCAACACCGTCAAGACGCAGGTACAGGCCATCTACCGCAAGCTGCAGGTCGGCCGCAGGCGCGACGCGGTCCGGGTCGCCGCGGAGTGCGGTCTGATCGGTCCTCGCGGCTGA
- a CDS encoding PqqD family protein: MAGSSVHVASGSARPSWLDTERPAMRPDVEITEGLNREPLAYDPVSGHYTRLSRSGAAILTALDGSMTGREFAARAAGTGRGDGSTERVVLDFLGELRAAGLLTVPPAGGREASAVRFARRGHMPRLPLVGAGVRVVLDPPASLLRRAPRPFGALWIAAAVLAVWGAGSVLAAPLAAGGPELTLPVRGWAVVVCGMLLQTTLHELAHGLACRYYGVPVREIGVGLLFYLVPVAYVDRTDAHRLPGRGPRVVIALAGVAQDVLWLGGWSALSLYAEGQFGQLCLLMVWLQIGLLLANLNPLLPTDGYHALESAMGTLNLRSRAFTALRCRVLRQPPPSWLAVRSRSRQLHYQVFGLVCLAYALLVAVFCVRSLLLLFGGA, translated from the coding sequence ATGGCCGGCTCATCCGTCCATGTGGCCTCCGGCAGCGCCCGGCCGTCCTGGCTGGACACCGAGCGCCCGGCCATGCGCCCCGACGTCGAGATCACCGAGGGGCTGAACCGGGAACCGCTCGCCTACGACCCGGTCAGCGGCCACTACACCCGGCTGTCCAGGAGCGGGGCCGCGATCCTCACGGCCCTCGACGGTTCCATGACCGGACGGGAGTTCGCCGCCCGGGCCGCGGGCACGGGACGCGGTGACGGCTCCACCGAGCGGGTGGTGCTGGACTTCCTCGGGGAACTGCGCGCCGCCGGACTGCTGACCGTGCCCCCGGCCGGTGGCCGGGAAGCCTCGGCCGTGCGCTTCGCACGCCGCGGCCACATGCCGCGTCTGCCGCTGGTGGGCGCCGGGGTGCGCGTCGTGCTGGACCCGCCCGCCTCGCTGCTCCGCCGCGCACCGCGGCCGTTCGGCGCGCTGTGGATCGCCGCGGCGGTCCTCGCGGTGTGGGGGGCGGGGTCGGTGCTCGCCGCTCCCCTCGCGGCCGGCGGTCCCGAGCTGACCCTCCCGGTGCGGGGCTGGGCGGTCGTCGTCTGCGGCATGCTGCTGCAGACCACCCTGCACGAGCTGGCCCACGGACTGGCCTGCCGCTACTACGGCGTCCCCGTCCGGGAGATCGGCGTCGGCCTCCTCTTCTACCTGGTCCCCGTGGCCTATGTGGACCGCACCGACGCCCACCGGCTCCCCGGACGCGGGCCCCGGGTGGTCATCGCCCTGGCCGGAGTGGCCCAGGACGTGCTGTGGCTGGGCGGCTGGTCGGCGCTGTCGCTGTACGCCGAGGGGCAGTTCGGACAGCTCTGCCTGCTGATGGTCTGGCTGCAGATCGGCCTGCTGCTGGCGAACCTGAACCCGCTGCTCCCCACCGACGGGTACCACGCGCTGGAGTCGGCCATGGGCACACTGAACCTGCGCTCGCGCGCCTTCACCGCACTGCGGTGCCGGGTGCTGCGGCAGCCACCGCCGAGCTGGCTCGCCGTCCGGAGCCGCTCCCGGCAGCTGCACTACCAGGTGTTCGGGCTCGTCTGCCTCGCCTACGCGCTGCTCGTCGCGGTCTTCTGCGTACGCTCGCTGCTCCTGCTGTTCGGGGGCGCGTGA
- a CDS encoding nitroreductase family protein has product MPLIDTAGLTEQLLAAPPTASASSDVRPGAAPPLPGDPVRALRRRRAQRHWAPEPLDGDVLVKALAYAFEQDGRLWRPAFPTLPTPAATVLVQRLLDVPEGCHRYEPEGRRLVPEPRALPPLADLVLQLEFAEAPALVVVHGDLAATLERHGAGGHRLLLARGAALAHSAWLAALSLGAVGSVFAGVLGAAGRTHLGLDGSGRAQLIGLALGSPRRVRPAPAPGDRTGEW; this is encoded by the coding sequence GTGCCGCTGATCGACACGGCCGGCCTGACCGAGCAACTGCTGGCCGCACCGCCCACCGCATCCGCATCCTCCGACGTCCGGCCCGGAGCGGCTCCCCCGCTGCCCGGTGACCCGGTCCGTGCGCTGCGCCGCCGCAGAGCACAACGGCACTGGGCGCCCGAACCGCTGGACGGGGACGTCCTCGTCAAGGCCCTCGCGTACGCCTTCGAGCAGGACGGGCGGCTGTGGCGGCCGGCCTTCCCCACGCTGCCGACGCCGGCCGCGACCGTACTGGTGCAGAGACTCCTCGACGTTCCGGAGGGCTGCCACCGCTACGAGCCCGAGGGGCGACGGCTGGTGCCCGAGCCACGTGCCCTGCCGCCGCTCGCGGACCTGGTGCTGCAACTGGAGTTCGCCGAGGCACCGGCCCTGGTGGTGGTGCACGGCGATCTGGCGGCGACACTCGAACGGCATGGTGCGGGGGGCCACCGGCTGCTGTTGGCACGCGGCGCGGCGCTGGCCCATTCCGCATGGCTCGCAGCCCTCTCCCTCGGAGCCGTCGGCTCCGTGTTCGCCGGTGTGCTCGGTGCGGCGGGACGCACCCATCTGGGCCTCGACGGGTCCGGCCGGGCACAGCTCATCGGCCTGGCACTCGGCTCCCCCCGCCGGGTCCGGCCTGCCCCGGCGCCGGGCGACCGGACCGGGGAGTGGTGA
- the prfB gene encoding peptide chain release factor 2 → MAVVDVSEELKSLSSTMGSIEAVLDLDRMRADVAVLEEQAAAPSLWDDPEAAQKITSKLSHLQAEVRKAEALRGRIDDLEVLFELAEAEDDPDTRAEAETELEAVRKALDEMEVRTLLSGEYDEREALVNIRAEAGGVDAADFAEQLQRMYLRWAERHGYGTEVYETSYAEEAGIKSTTFVVKAPYAYGTLSVEQGTHRLVRISPFDNQGRRQTSFAGVEVLPVVEQSDHVEIDESELRVDVYRASGPGGQGVNTTDSAVRITHIPTGIVVSCQNERSQIQNKASAMNVLQAKLLERRRQEEQAKMDALKGDGGNSWGNQMRSYVLHPYQMVKDLRTEFEVGNPQSVLDGEIDGFLEAGIRWRKQQEK, encoded by the coding sequence GTGGCAGTCGTCGATGTATCCGAAGAGCTGAAGTCCCTCTCCTCGACCATGGGGTCGATCGAGGCCGTCCTGGACCTCGACAGGATGAGGGCAGACGTCGCCGTGCTCGAGGAGCAGGCGGCGGCGCCGTCCCTCTGGGACGACCCCGAGGCGGCGCAGAAGATCACCAGCAAGCTCTCGCACCTGCAGGCCGAGGTCCGCAAGGCGGAGGCGCTCCGCGGACGGATCGACGACCTCGAAGTGCTCTTCGAGCTCGCCGAGGCCGAGGACGACCCGGACACCCGGGCGGAGGCCGAGACCGAGCTGGAGGCCGTCCGCAAGGCGCTGGACGAGATGGAGGTCCGCACGCTCCTCTCCGGCGAGTACGACGAGCGTGAGGCGCTGGTCAACATCCGGGCCGAGGCCGGCGGCGTGGACGCCGCCGACTTCGCCGAGCAGCTCCAGCGCATGTACTTGCGCTGGGCCGAGCGCCACGGCTACGGCACGGAGGTCTACGAGACCTCGTACGCGGAGGAGGCCGGCATCAAGTCGACCACCTTCGTCGTGAAGGCGCCGTACGCCTACGGCACGCTGTCGGTGGAGCAGGGCACGCACCGCCTGGTCCGCATCTCCCCGTTCGACAACCAGGGGCGGCGCCAGACGTCCTTCGCGGGCGTCGAGGTCCTGCCGGTCGTCGAGCAGTCGGACCACGTGGAGATCGACGAGTCCGAGCTGCGCGTGGACGTCTACCGCGCCTCCGGTCCCGGTGGCCAGGGAGTCAACACGACCGACTCCGCGGTCCGCATCACCCACATCCCGACCGGCATCGTGGTCTCCTGCCAGAACGAGCGCTCCCAGATCCAGAACAAGGCGAGCGCGATGAACGTCCTCCAGGCGAAGCTCCTCGAGCGCCGCCGGCAGGAGGAGCAGGCCAAGATGGACGCCCTCAAGGGCGACGGCGGCAACTCCTGGGGCAACCAGATGCGGTCGTACGTCCTCCACCCGTACCAGATGGTCAAGGACCTGCGGACGGAGTTCGAGGTCGGCAACCCGCAGTCGGTGCTCGACGGCGAGATCGACGGCTTCCTCGAGGCGGGCATCCGCTGGCGCAAGCAGCAGGAGAAGTAG